The [Clostridium] colinum genome includes the window GGCAGGAGGGCATTCTTTTAGACCAACAGCTGGTGATAGAATGAGATATAAAGTTTTACACAAATTTTATGACTATAAACAACGTTTTAAAGATTATCATATGTGTACTGGTTGTGGACGTTGTATAGACCGTTGTCCAGAGTTTATATCTATTGTTGCAACAGTAGAAAAAATGAACAATGCTATTTTAGAGATTGAAAAGGAGGAGTGTTAGGATGGATAATATTTTAAAGCCAACTCCGTGTGAAATATTGGATATTAAAAAAGAAAGTTTGTTAGAGCATACATTTAAAGTAAAAACAGACATAAAAGTAAACCACGGACAGTTTTTACAACTTTCTATACCAAAGATAGGAGAAGCACCTATATCTGTATCGGCTTTTGGTGATGGCTGGTTAGATTTTACTATTAGAGCTGTTGGAAAAGTTACAGATGAAATATTCCAAAAAAAACCTGGAGACACACTCTTTTTACGTGGAGCATATGGTAATGGTTGGCCTTTTGAAGAAAAATTTAAAGGTAAAAACTTAGTTATTATAACAGGTGGGACAGGTTTAGCTCCTGTTAGAAGTATGTTAAATGCCTGTTATGAACAAGATTTAGCTAAAAGTGTAACTTTAATATCTGGATTTAAAAATGAAGAAGGAATTATATTTAGAGAAGAACTTGAAAAGTGGAAAAATAAATTTAACACTTATTATACTTTAGATAAAGATAAAATAGATGGTTGGAATGTAGGATTTGTAACCGATTTTGTTTCTAAAATAGATTATAAAGCTTTTGGCGATGACTATGAAGTGATTATTGTAGGGCCACCTCAAATGATGAAGTTTACTGGACTAGCAGTGGCTAAATGTGGTGTGCCAGAGGATAAAATATGGGTTTCTTTTGAAAGAAAAATGTCTTGTGCAGTAGGTAAATGTGGACATTGCCGTATAGATGAAGTGTATGTTTGTTTAGAAGGACCAGTATTTAACTATACTGATGCTAAAAACTTAATAGACTAAAGGAGGACCATAACCTATGAATTATGATATTGATGTAAAAAAGACTCGTATAAATTGTTATAGACAATCTAAAGTTGCAGGAGAATTTATGCTCCAGTTGCGTGTTCCGGGGGCATTAATAGATGCAAAACATTTAACAATGATACAAGAAGTAGCTCAAAAATGGGGAAATGGAACTTTTCATCCAGGTATGAGACAAACTTTAAATATACCAGGTATCAAATATCAACATATAGAAGAAGTTAATAAATATATAAAACAATATATTAAAGAAGTAGAAGTAGAACTTTGTGATGTAGATATGGAAGTTAATGACAATGGATACCCTACAATAGGTGCTAGAAATGTTATGGCTTGTATAGGAAACACACATTGTATAAAAGCTAATGTTAACACACAAGATATGGCTAAAAAAGTTGAAAAATTAGTTTTTCCTAGTCATTATCACATTAAATTATCTGTGTCTGGTTGTCCTAACGATTGTGGTAAAGCACAGTTTAATGATTTTGGCGTTATAGGTGTTTCAAAAATGCAATATCACCCAGAAAGATGTATTGGTTGTGGTGGTTGTGTTAAAGCTTGTGAACACCACGCAACAAGAGTTTTATCTTTAAACTCTCAAGGTAAAATAGATAAAGATGCTTGTTGTTGTGTTGGATGTGGCGAATGTGTTCTTGTATGTCCTACAAGTGCGTGGACTAGAATGCCTAAAAAACTTTATAGAGTAACAATTGGTGGACGTAGTGGTAAACAATATCCACGTATGGGAAAAATGTTTTTAAATTGGGCAGATGAAAATACAGTACTTCAAATGCTAGGAAACTGGCAAAAGTTTTCTGCGTGGGTTATGGATAATAAACCAGAATATATACACGGAGGACATTTGATAGACAGAGCAGGATATCATAAATTTAAAGAAATAATATTGGATGGTGTTGATTTAAACCCTGAATGTTTAGTTGCAGAAGATATATACTGGGCAGAAAGCGAACAACGAGCTAACATACATTTAAAACCATTATCTAAACATAAAAAAGCAGGTCCGGTATAAAAATAAAAGGTTAAAAAAATGGTTGTTTACCGTTTTTAGAGATAGATAAAAATATAAATAATTAAAATGTTTTATAAATAGAAAATTACTATTAAAAAATCATAAATTAATATATATTTTTATAATAAATGTATAAATAAAGTGCATAGATACTCATAAAGTAAATTATAATTTAGCTATATTTATAGATTTTAAAAATTTATCACTAAATTTGACAAACAACCTCTTTTTTTTATTATATTTATAAATAAATTTTTATCAGTATATTAAAATTTTACATATTTCTTGTAATAAATTAGTAATATTTCATGCATTGACAAAATAATATAAAAGGTATATTATATTATTAGTACATATTGAAATGTATTTTATATTTTTAAAATAAATATCAAATAATAAATAGGGGGATATAAATAATGAAGAAAAATTTATCTAAAAAAGCTATTAAGGCTATGGCAATTGGTATGACTGTTACTATTGGTAGCATTACGGCTATGAGCAGTGTTGCTTATGCAGAAGAAGCAAATGTTATTGCAAGTGAAGAAAATACAAATCCAGCACAAGCACCTAAAGAAAATGATGTAATTAATGTTACATCAGATGAGGGAATAAATTATACTTTTAAAGTATTAACACAAGACAATACTGCTGATGCTACTTATATTACAGGTTATGATACAGGGGCTGTAGTACTTGTTAGTATAAATAATACATCATCAGTTATTGCTGAACAAAATAAAACTTTTAAAGGAAAACTTGATTCAGGAATTATTAAGGTTATAACGCCAGAATCAAATAGTAAAACTTATTCCTTTAAAATTACTCAAATAGGTGATGGTACTAATAATTTAGGAGGTAATGGTACTAATACAGTTAGTTTTAGTAAAAAAGCAATAGATAATATTGTTACATCAAACCTTACAAAAATAGTAAAAAATGCTTTTAATGGTGTTACAGTAGAGGGAGATTTAGTATTTCCAGAAATGACTATTAATGGTAAAGGGCTTGAAATAGGTGAAAAAGCTTTCCAAAATGCATATATAAAAGGGAACTTAGATTTTTCCAAAATAAAAGATAATAGTAATAAAGAAGGGAATATTAATTTAGAAAAACAACCATTTAAAGGAGACGAAACAAATAAAGGTGTTACAGTTGATGGTTCATTAATTATGTATAATATTGAAAAGCCAACTCCTAAAACACACCAATTAAAAAACAATGAATTTGAAAATGTTACAATAGGGAAAGAATTAAAAATAGCTGTTAGTGGTTTAAATGACGGCAGTTTAAAAGAATTATATAAAAATGCAACAATAGGTGGAGAAGAAACTAAAAGAAATAATACTGAATTAATACGTACTGTACAAGATCATTTTAAAGAGAGTAATTTACAAGGAGCAACTATTAATGGTGTTGTAAATATTAAACCTATTAAAAGTGGAGATTTTATTGTTAGAAAAAATGCTTTTGAAAATTCTAAAGTATATAAATTAAATATCGCCCCTAAAGAAAACGATACAGTATTTAAAAGCTTAGAGAATGGATTTACAGGAGCAACTATTGAAAACATAGAAATAGATTTTGAAAAAGCTAAATTTGAAGAACAAGGTTTCTTTAGAGGAGCAACTATAAAAGATTTGGGTAATATAACAGAACAAGCTACTATACCAGCTGGTTTATTAAAAGGGGTAACAGTACCTTCTTATATATCTCTTGAAAAAGTAACAAAAATTGAAAAAGATGCATTTGATGTAGCTAACAAAGATACAGTTTTCTTCTTCTTACCAAATTTTAAAAAGGAAACAATTCAAAATATAGATAAAGATGCTTTTGGAACAACTGCAAAAATTAATATAGTAGTACCATTTAATACTGATAAAAAAGATGTAGAAGAACTTAAAACAAAATTAACAAATAAAAATGTTACTGTTTCATATTTAGAAGCAACTGTTGATGGATATACATTTGAAAGAGGAGCTAAAGATGATGAAGTTACTTTAGTAAATTATACAAATCCAAAATCTAAATTTAGATCTGCTAGACAAGTATCAAAAGAAAATGCTAAATTTGAAGGTGGTAAACTTACAGCAGATACAAAAACTTACACATTAACACAAATAGGTAATGGAACTAATCCTATAACTACTTTAACAGATGAAGCTTTAAAAGGTCATACAGATAATGTAACAACTATAGCAGATAATGCATTTAAAGGAAATACAAATATTACAAATGTAAACTTTAAAAATGTTACAACTGTAGGAGCTAGTGCATTTGAAGGTGCATCTAAAGTAACAACTGTTGATTTACCTAAAGTAACAAAAATAGAAGCAAAAGCATTTGCCGATACAGATGTTCGTACAGCTAATTTAGGTAAAGAAGCAAAAACTACTTCTGTAGCATCAGATATATTTACAGGAGTTAAAAACCTTGATAAAGTTGAAACTAATAGTGAAAGTAAAAATACTATTGTATCAGCGGTTAATAACTCTAGTTCTAATAATGTAACAGTTGCTAATGGTAATAATACAGAAATAGTAAAACCAAGCAACCCAAGTAGTGGTGGCTCAACAGGAGGTTCAGGTTCTGGCTCAACAGGATCATATGGTAGTGGAGCTAACGTAGGTGTTACAGGTGATAAAAATAATAATACAGATACTACAACAAACAATAATAATACAGAAAATAATCAAACAGTTGTAGAAGATAAAAAACTTACATTAGATACTATCAAATTACCTAGCGTAGAAGGTGAAGCTAAAACATTTGGAGATATATCTGCTAATCATTGGGCAAAAGCTCATATTGATAAATTATCTAAAGCAGGTGTTATAAATGGTGCAAATGGAAGTTTTAACCCTAATGGACAAACAAAACGTGCCGATGTTACAGTTATGCTTGTTAATCTTTTAGGATTACAACCACAAGCTAACAATAAATTTACAGATGTTAATCCTTCAGCATATTATGCACCATATGTAGGAACAGCATCTACGTACGGTATAGTAAATGGGTCTAACGGTATGTTTAAACCAGAAAGTGTAATATCTAGACAAGATACAATGGTTATGATAGCACAAATATTAAAATCATTAGATTTAAATGTAAATACAGATGCAAGTGTATTAAATAAATTTAATGATGCAAACAAAGTTTCTAGTTATGCAAATGAAAGTGTAGCAATATTAGTTAACTCAGGTATTATATCTGGAAACAATGGAAAATTAAATCCTACTGCTCCTGTTACTAGAGCAGAAATGGCTACTATAATGTCTAAGTTATATGATGTTTTAAGCAAAACTAATAGATAATAATTATATATAATCAAAACCACCCGTTTAACGGGTGGTTTGCTCAAGCCCTATAAGGGCTTTTTTCTTGTTATAAGCCTCTAAAGAGAGGCACTGAATGATCTGACAATTACATTACTATTTCTTGGCTGCCACTAAAAGTGGCTATTTTTTTGCCTACTTACTCTGGCTACCCATAAATGGGTCTATATATTCTTTTAAACTTATTTGGTCATTTGCTATATCTTCTTCTAATTGATTTTTTATGTATTCTTTTATTGCATTTTGATTTCTACCTACTGTATCTACATAATATCCTCTACACCAAAAATGCCTATTCCCATATTTATACTTTAAATTTGCGTGCCTATCAAATATCATTAAGCTACTTTTACTTTTTAAATACCCTATAAATTGTGATACACTTAAATGTGGTGGTATTTCTACTAACATATGTAATGGTCTTTACAAGCTTCTGCCTTCCTTTCCTTTCACACAGCATTCTTAATATTTTCCCTATATCTGCTTTTATCTTTCCGTATATTTCTTGTCTCCTATATTTTGGTGCAAATACTATATGATATTTGCATCTCCATTTAGAATGTGATAAACTATTTATGTCTTTCATGACAAAACCTCCTATTATTTTATTTTTGGTTGCCAGACCAATTATATTCTATCATAGGAGGTTTTTACTTTTCTATAAGAGTTTTTACCTACCACCAGCATAGCTGGTGGTTTAATCAAGCCTATTCGGCGACAACAAAAAGGTTATTTGTTTTATTAACAAATAACCTTTTAGACTGTAGATAAAATATTTTAGCGACAGTTTTTTTATTTTTATGATTTGTATAAAAATTCTAATCACAAGACAGGGTTTTACTTAAGATTGTGTAAAAAGCTAGATAGTAGATTAAAAAATAATCTTGTTACTTTTAAAAGGTTGGAGACAAAGTCTACAACCTTTTATATTAAAATTATTGTATAGTTAACATAGTATAAATCATTTGAGCAGCTTCTGCTCTAGTTGCATTTGATTTAGGTGCAAAGCTACCATCTGGTCTACCATTTATAATACCAGCTTGTTGAACTCTTGTAACTGAACTTTTGGCAAAGCTAGATATATTATTTATATCTGTAAAACTTATTTCTTCTTTATTATTTTTTAAGTCAAATTTTTTATATTCACAGAATTTTTCTATCATAACAGCCATTTGTTCTCTTGTTATTTTAGCATTAGGTGCAAAGGTAGTATTAGTTGTACCATTTGTTATACCAACTTTATAAGCCCAATCTACATATGGGTTAAACCAAGCAGTGCTAGATACATCTGTAAAGTTTTCAGATTTATATTTATTTTCATTAATATTATCCATTTTAGCAAGAAGCGTTACAAATTCTGCTCTAGTTATATTATCATTAGGCTTAAATGAAGTTTCAGATACACCATTTATAATGCCTCTATCTGCAAGATATTTTATAGAAGAATTAGCCCAATGTCCAGATGTATCAGAAAAATTTGATTGTTTTATTACAGGATACATTGTATCTATATTTATTTTATCATTATTTTCAGTTTTATTATTATTTTCTGTACTAGCTTGTGTAGTAGATTCTGTATTTTTATCATTTGGTTTTCCAATAGTAGCACTACCACCAGAAGAAATATTACTATTATTATTATTGCTACTAGTAGTATTTTCTGTACTAGTTTCTTCTTTAACTGTTATATTAGCAGTAATATCAGTATAAGTTCCTTTTAAACTTTCATTTAAATTAACAAGCTCTAAAGTAACATTTTTAGATAAGTTAGGTTTATTATTAAATATTAATTTACCAAGATTTAAAGAATTATTTTCAGTAAGGATACCACCGTTATCTATAACAATAGATATAGTAGTTTTTCCATTATTTTCTTTTTCTTTAATTAATGAATAAGTAAAATTTTGAGCAGGTTCAAATTTTACATTAGTATTACCGTTTTCATCTATAATATTTAATTGTAATCCATGGATATTATTATTTATACCATCTAAATTTATATTTGCAACTTTATTGTCTACATTAATAGATACAGTTGTGTTTGTAGCAAAAACATTTGTCACAAACATTAAAGTTATTAAAATACTAGATAATAATTTTTTTATCACAATAAAAACTCCTTTTTTAATATTTACCTACCATATTTAAAATGGTAGGTATATCTGTTTTTGAATACAAATTATTCAAAAAATTGATTTATATATAAAATTATTTAATAGTTATTTTTGGTGTATTATCTTCTCCATTTTGAAGAACTATTAATGGTAAAGAGTCATCACTAGGCATAGTAGACCAAGTTGTGTTACTTGTCATACGACTATTTTCTCCATTAAATTCACCTTGCCACATTTCAGCCATAATTTCTGTTGGTAAATCGCTAATACCTTCGTGTTGATGATTTTTATCTTCATTTTCACCTTGTATTTCAGGTACAAATATAAATATACCACCAGCAGTTGAAGAAGTAATAGTACCGTCTTCATCTAATGTATCAAGCATAAGAGTATAACCGCTTACCACACGTTCTTCTGTTGTAGGATTTTCTATTAATGAATTCTGAGTAGCATATTTACCTTTAATATATATATTGCTTAAGGCAGAGTTGCCACGATAGTTACCAATAATAACTAAAGTATCTTTAGCTATTTTTTCTTTAATAGGTTGACCATTTTCGTCAACACTATCATAAATATAATCATTAGCTAATCTACCAACACCCATATTCATAAATTCTACATTATCACCTGGATAAGATAAAAATTCTACATTATATTTTTTAAAATCAAATCCAGTTAATTTTAATCTAGTAACATCATAAGCCCATATTTTATCTTCAGTAGAACCAGGTCTATTAAAGTAATTTATATATGTTTTAGGAGCACTAGCAAAGTTATTAGCAAAATCACCATTTTTAGCTATTTTATTAAATCCATCTGGAATAGTTTCTGCTTCAGATACTGGAGATACAGGCTCTGCAATATCGGCATAAACTGTATATTTACCAGTTGGCATCTCTGTGTTACTATCTTTAGGTGTAACTTTAATACCAGTAACAACAGTTGGTTCATTAAATGTTACAATTCCAGTGTTTTCATCTATTTTATATAAAGAAGTATTTATTGTATTATCATAAGATATTTTAACTTGACCAGCAGGCTGTTTATCACTAATATTACCTAATATATCTACTGGTACAACTTCATAAGTAAAGGCCATATTGTTGGCAGAACCTATAAAGTCTTTATATGTGTTTGTTGTAGTAAATCCAATACCTTTACCATTTCTTATTATTTCATATCCTTGTACATTTTGATTATTTTTTTCATCTATTGTAACTATAATTTCTTTAGGATTTTCTGGATTTATAGCAGAAGAAGCAGATACAATAATATTTTTGTTACCTTCATTATTATTTAATCTTTCTCTTCTAGATTGGTCTGTAATATAGTATATAGCTCTAGTTTCTTTCTCTTGTTTAGCTATTTCTGTTTTAGCACTTTCAGATAAGGATACACCCCATCTTGTAAAGAACTCTGTTAAATCTTTTTTAGCAACTTTACTAGCAGCAACTGCAAATTTATCCATATCCCTAAAACTATTTAAGCTATTATCTGTTCTATAAAGTTTATAAAGTTCATTATAAAACATAAATGGATTTTCACCGTCATCATAAGCTAAATGAAGTTGCCAATACATACCTAAATGGGTAAATAAGTCGTTAGGAATACCTTCGTTACCAACAGAAACTTTTTTAAATATTTTGTCATATACATTGTTAAGCTCAAGTCTAGATGGCAATGTATTTTGTTTACCATCATAAGTTTGACCCATTAATGAGAAAATATTATTAGTTACTTCGGCTTTGCCTAGTTTATCCATTACGTGTCCTATTTCGTGAGCTATTCCCCAGCCAAATAAGTTATTTTCTCTTTCATTAGGTGTTTGTTCATTTACTGGTTTACCATTCATAAGAGGAGCAACAGAGCCATATTGTATACCTATATGATTACCAGAAGCGTACATAAATGCATTAGCAAACATTTTCATATAGCGTATATTATGTCTTGTTTCTAAGCTAGCATTTTTATGGTCATCTATACCATAAGTTTTATACATAACGCCCATAAGCTCTTCCCATGCTTTAACATTATCATACATTTTATTAACCTTTTCTTCTAAGCTAGAAACATTTTGGTTAATACCTTCTAAAACTTTATTAGCAGGTAAAGATAATAAAACGTTAGGTAAAGAAATTTCGGCTTGGTTAAGAAGTTGCCATTCTTTATTACCAGGTAAACCATTAGGATTATAAGCTATAAGCTCTTCTATAAATTTAGTTATTCTTTCTTTTATTTCTTTTTCTTGTAGTTTGTGAAAATCTCTAAGCTCAAGGTAAGGTATTTTGTGTGCTCCAACTACTTGTAGCTTAATTTGAGAAGCTTTTTCTCCAGTATAAGTAACATATAAAGAGCCACCTCTATCTGTATTTATATTACCTAATTTTGGAATAGTTATAATATTTCTACCATTTTTTAAAGTTATAGGTGCAGAAGATAATTTGTCTGCTTCTTCAAAAAACTGTGTAGCAACAAGAGAAACAGTTTCGCCTTCTGGTATATCGGCATATATAACAACTTTTTTACCAGCATTACCAACAACACCTAAAGGTTGCCAATTATTTATAGATATACCATAATTTTTAATATCATTTTGAGGATTTATAGAATAGATATTGTCTTTTATAACACCTAATGCTTCTTTATTATTATTTAAAAGAGAAGTTGCTATATCAAGTTCTTTTAATAAAATATTTTTATCTACTACAAAACCATCAGTATTATTTACAATATTTTTAAGCTCTTCTATCTTTTCTTTAGTAACCTCTTTTTTAAGCTCTGTTCTAGAGGAATTTGCAAAAAGATTACTAATTCTATCGGCTATATCATTATATTCATAAAATGCTACTTCAGAGCCATTTACACGAGGTCCACCTGTTCTTTCACCTAATTTTATACTTATTTTTTTGATATTTTCTGTTTTAGGGAAAGTAAGAGCATAATATTTATTTTCATCAAATTTTTCTGTTATTGTATAATCTTTTGCAATAATAGTTCCAGCTCCATTTAGGTCTTGGCCATCAGTCCATACAGTAATAGTATAATTTTCGTTAGAATTTTTATATTCACCATCTAATCTAGGAGCCCATATTAAATAGTCCATAGTTTTAGGTTGTTTAAAAGTAAATGAAAATGTGTTTGTTTCCCAAAATACACGTGCTACCCAATCGGTATTAAAGTTTTCATCTATTAACCATTTAGGGTCAAATCCATTTGGATATAAAGCACTATCAAAATTGCCAGAAGCTCCCATTTCTACTTTTTCTATGTTAGAATTAGGTATTCTATCTTTTGTAGGTAAAGTAGGGGGTGTTACAATATCTTTTTTTGGTGTAGCATTTATAAGCTCAGAAGGTGTACTTTCACCAACGCTATTTTCAGATGTAACATATAAAGTGTATTCAACATTATTTGTAAGACCGCTTAATGTGTAGCTTGTA containing:
- a CDS encoding S-layer homology domain-containing protein, whose protein sequence is MIKKLLSSILITLMFVTNVFATNTTVSINVDNKVANINLDGINNNIHGLQLNIIDENGNTNVKFEPAQNFTYSLIKEKENNGKTTISIVIDNGGILTENNSLNLGKLIFNNKPNLSKNVTLELVNLNESLKGTYTDITANITVKEETSTENTTSSNNNNSNISSGGSATIGKPNDKNTESTTQASTENNNKTENNDKINIDTMYPVIKQSNFSDTSGHWANSSIKYLADRGIINGVSETSFKPNDNITRAEFVTLLAKMDNINENKYKSENFTDVSSTAWFNPYVDWAYKVGITNGTTNTTFAPNAKITREQMAVMIEKFCEYKKFDLKNNKEEISFTDINNISSFAKSSVTRVQQAGIINGRPDGSFAPKSNATRAEAAQMIYTMLTIQ
- the asrB gene encoding anaerobic sulfite reductase subunit AsrB codes for the protein MDNILKPTPCEILDIKKESLLEHTFKVKTDIKVNHGQFLQLSIPKIGEAPISVSAFGDGWLDFTIRAVGKVTDEIFQKKPGDTLFLRGAYGNGWPFEEKFKGKNLVIITGGTGLAPVRSMLNACYEQDLAKSVTLISGFKNEEGIIFREELEKWKNKFNTYYTLDKDKIDGWNVGFVTDFVSKIDYKAFGDDYEVIIVGPPQMMKFTGLAVAKCGVPEDKIWVSFERKMSCAVGKCGHCRIDEVYVCLEGPVFNYTDAKNLID
- the asrC gene encoding sulfite reductase subunit C encodes the protein MNYDIDVKKTRINCYRQSKVAGEFMLQLRVPGALIDAKHLTMIQEVAQKWGNGTFHPGMRQTLNIPGIKYQHIEEVNKYIKQYIKEVEVELCDVDMEVNDNGYPTIGARNVMACIGNTHCIKANVNTQDMAKKVEKLVFPSHYHIKLSVSGCPNDCGKAQFNDFGVIGVSKMQYHPERCIGCGGCVKACEHHATRVLSLNSQGKIDKDACCCVGCGECVLVCPTSAWTRMPKKLYRVTIGGRSGKQYPRMGKMFLNWADENTVLQMLGNWQKFSAWVMDNKPEYIHGGHLIDRAGYHKFKEIILDGVDLNPECLVAEDIYWAESEQRANIHLKPLSKHKKAGPV
- a CDS encoding S-layer homology domain-containing protein, whose translation is MKKNLSKKAIKAMAIGMTVTIGSITAMSSVAYAEEANVIASEENTNPAQAPKENDVINVTSDEGINYTFKVLTQDNTADATYITGYDTGAVVLVSINNTSSVIAEQNKTFKGKLDSGIIKVITPESNSKTYSFKITQIGDGTNNLGGNGTNTVSFSKKAIDNIVTSNLTKIVKNAFNGVTVEGDLVFPEMTINGKGLEIGEKAFQNAYIKGNLDFSKIKDNSNKEGNINLEKQPFKGDETNKGVTVDGSLIMYNIEKPTPKTHQLKNNEFENVTIGKELKIAVSGLNDGSLKELYKNATIGGEETKRNNTELIRTVQDHFKESNLQGATINGVVNIKPIKSGDFIVRKNAFENSKVYKLNIAPKENDTVFKSLENGFTGATIENIEIDFEKAKFEEQGFFRGATIKDLGNITEQATIPAGLLKGVTVPSYISLEKVTKIEKDAFDVANKDTVFFFLPNFKKETIQNIDKDAFGTTAKINIVVPFNTDKKDVEELKTKLTNKNVTVSYLEATVDGYTFERGAKDDEVTLVNYTNPKSKFRSARQVSKENAKFEGGKLTADTKTYTLTQIGNGTNPITTLTDEALKGHTDNVTTIADNAFKGNTNITNVNFKNVTTVGASAFEGASKVTTVDLPKVTKIEAKAFADTDVRTANLGKEAKTTSVASDIFTGVKNLDKVETNSESKNTIVSAVNNSSSNNVTVANGNNTEIVKPSNPSSGGSTGGSGSGSTGSYGSGANVGVTGDKNNNTDTTTNNNNTENNQTVVEDKKLTLDTIKLPSVEGEAKTFGDISANHWAKAHIDKLSKAGVINGANGSFNPNGQTKRADVTVMLVNLLGLQPQANNKFTDVNPSAYYAPYVGTASTYGIVNGSNGMFKPESVISRQDTMVMIAQILKSLDLNVNTDASVLNKFNDANKVSSYANESVAILVNSGIISGNNGKLNPTAPVTRAEMATIMSKLYDVLSKTNR
- a CDS encoding M60 family metallopeptidase, with the translated sequence MKKRLLTLGLSSTLALSSIMPAFANAISSNDDKTYIETAIGFKYPELIDDLKSKNLKATLTGNSINITVDLNQFLDNSSSTTIDGYTITPEVIKENDKVTIVKFKIENLPAYDNYNLKVDGKNYATTVVNLSTATYSKRVNISTATNMVLGDINKDNKVDISDRKLLEDNLNNINEEYDLNNDNKITASDIAIVNANMVNISSPEIFETEMVASKVIENIKQDEISKVVDIKEGDDIKNLFTENGSVSFKPKENEKNLSIPLEFNTVQEMSSVVVTIPEGAESAEVVLYDENNNIIQPAETSPALFTRARTNQQVVVVNLGARKPVKKISINVVPAQNNEYVVIDAVKLIGDIVNEDIVQDNVVKNIKAIADSEQVSLSWRPVNNVTGYKVYYGTDQNNLDQVTTTDVPNITITGLNNLTTYYFSISAISGDWEGEKSAIVSATPLPKKAPNRPDFVKATANDGSITLSWNKAENAESYNIYSKTSKDSEYKKVASNITNTSYTLSGLTNNVEYTLYVTSENSVGESTPSELINATPKKDIVTPPTLPTKDRIPNSNIEKVEMGASGNFDSALYPNGFDPKWLIDENFNTDWVARVFWETNTFSFTFKQPKTMDYLIWAPRLDGEYKNSNENYTITVWTDGQDLNGAGTIIAKDYTITEKFDENKYYALTFPKTENIKKISIKLGERTGGPRVNGSEVAFYEYNDIADRISNLFANSSRTELKKEVTKEKIEELKNIVNNTDGFVVDKNILLKELDIATSLLNNNKEALGVIKDNIYSINPQNDIKNYGISINNWQPLGVVGNAGKKVVIYADIPEGETVSLVATQFFEEADKLSSAPITLKNGRNIITIPKLGNINTDRGGSLYVTYTGEKASQIKLQVVGAHKIPYLELRDFHKLQEKEIKERITKFIEELIAYNPNGLPGNKEWQLLNQAEISLPNVLLSLPANKVLEGINQNVSSLEEKVNKMYDNVKAWEELMGVMYKTYGIDDHKNASLETRHNIRYMKMFANAFMYASGNHIGIQYGSVAPLMNGKPVNEQTPNERENNLFGWGIAHEIGHVMDKLGKAEVTNNIFSLMGQTYDGKQNTLPSRLELNNVYDKIFKKVSVGNEGIPNDLFTHLGMYWQLHLAYDDGENPFMFYNELYKLYRTDNSLNSFRDMDKFAVAASKVAKKDLTEFFTRWGVSLSESAKTEIAKQEKETRAIYYITDQSRRERLNNNEGNKNIIVSASSAINPENPKEIIVTIDEKNNQNVQGYEIIRNGKGIGFTTTNTYKDFIGSANNMAFTYEVVPVDILGNISDKQPAGQVKISYDNTINTSLYKIDENTGIVTFNEPTVVTGIKVTPKDSNTEMPTGKYTVYADIAEPVSPVSEAETIPDGFNKIAKNGDFANNFASAPKTYINYFNRPGSTEDKIWAYDVTRLKLTGFDFKKYNVEFLSYPGDNVEFMNMGVGRLANDYIYDSVDENGQPIKEKIAKDTLVIIGNYRGNSALSNIYIKGKYATQNSLIENPTTEERVVSGYTLMLDTLDEDGTITSSTAGGIFIFVPEIQGENEDKNHQHEGISDLPTEIMAEMWQGEFNGENSRMTSNTTWSTMPSDDSLPLIVLQNGEDNTPKITIK